A window from Clupea harengus chromosome 14, Ch_v2.0.2, whole genome shotgun sequence encodes these proteins:
- the dio2 gene encoding type II iodothyronine deiodinase: MRVCNKKRLGKWTDVQNVQEKVNLQDARVDVPPANRKMGMLSVDLLVTLQILPFFFSNCLFFVLYDSVLLVKRVVSLLSCSGSAAGEWQRMLTSAGVRSIWNSFLLDAYKQVKLGSEAPNSKVVKVNGMNSRCRSVDSEPEDECHLLDFESSDRPLVVNFGSATUPPFLSQLPIFRRLVEEFSDVADFLLVYIDEAHPSDGWAAPPMSPYSFEVRKHRSLEERVLAAKQLLQHFALPPQCQLVADCMNNNANVAYGVSYERVCIVQQKKIAYLGGKGPFFYNLKEVRLWLEQSYGRR; the protein is encoded by the exons ATGAGAGTCTGTAACAAGAAGCGGTTGGGAAAGTGGACCGACGTCCAAAATGTGCAGGAAAAGGTGAATTTACAAGACGCAAGAGTGGACGTGCCACCAGCGAATCGGAAAATGGGCATGCTAAGCGTGGACCTGTTGGTGACTTTGCAGATactgccgttttttttttcaaactgtcTGTTTTTCGTCTTGTACGACTCGGTGTTGCTAGTGAAACGTGTAGTTTCACTTCTCAGTTGTTCGGGGTCGGCAGCCGGCGAGTGGCAGCGCATGTTAACCTCAGCCGGCGTGCGCTCTATATGGAACAGCTTTCTGCTGGATGCCTACAAGCAG GTCAAGCTTGGCAGCGAGGCGCCCAACTCAAAGGTGGTAAAGGTCAATGGCATGAACAGCAGATGCCGCAGCGTTGACAGCGAACCTGAGGACGAGTGCCACCTCCTCGACTTCGAGTCGTCCGACCGTCCCTTGGTGGTCAACTTTGGCTCGGCCACCTGACCCCCCTTCTTAAGCCAACTGCCAATTTTCCGGCGGCTGGTTGAAGAGTTCTCCGACGTGGCGGACTTCCTGCTCGTCTACATCGACGAGGCCCACCCCTCTGACGGCTGGGCCGCCCCACCCATGTCCCCCTACTCGTTTGAAGTGAGGAAGCACCGCAGCCTGGAGGAGCGCGTCCTGGCTGCCAAGCAGCTCCTCCAGCACTTTGCCCTGCCCCCGCAATGCCAGCTCGTAGCCGACTGCATGAACAACAACGCAAACGTGGCGTATGGCGTGTCTTACGAGAGGGTGTGCATTGTCCAGCAGAAAAAAATTGCCTACCTTGGGGGAAAAGGTCCATTTTTCTACAACCTGAAAGAAGTTAGGCTCTGGCTTGAACAAAGTTATGGGAGGCGATAA